The following nucleotide sequence is from Verrucomicrobiota bacterium.
CCTCCGCGTTACACGCTTCTTCCCTTCATACTCGGCTTGCGCAAAACTCAGCTGCTTTTCCATTCCTCTTCTCTACCACCCCCTTCTCCCACTCTCAATCTATCCTCCCACTCAAGAAGGGATTAAATCAGCGTTTCCCTAGGTGTTGGCTATCTCGACTGGTTCGCTCCTTATTTTCAAATTTGGCTACGAGTAGGTGATTCAAGAAGGAGGCTGGATAAATTACCCACAAAATTGGAATAAGAGTGATGCCCCACCAAATCGCTATCACGATTTCGTAAGCATGCTCTCCTGATGGATTCTCTAGATTCATTTTGGCTAAGGTCGCTAAAATTACTCCGTAGAGACCTGCTGAAAGATAGACAGAAACGACAGACCAGAGGACTTTCATTCCATTCTTTTTTCTGTAGACCCATCGAGAGGTGTAGTAGGTAAATAAGCCTACAAGTGGTGCAAAGAGAAGTGCCACAATACGCACGTCCGATACAGCTCCCCAAGTGCTTCTTTCTTGCAGAAGATAAACTGGAAGTAGCCCCCATAGAAGGCCAGATACCATAGAGATTACTTTCGGTTTCATTTCTTGAGCGAACGTCTAAAGTGAGGCGCGGCGTTAGCCGTTGCCTCCACTGCTTTGTTCGGCTTTTTGTTTTTTCGCATCCAGTATCTTCTCTCTCCAAATTGAGTAAGCCCGACTAGAAAGATGAACACCGTCTGTGGTAAATTCTGGAAGAAGAATGCCATTGGGTGCGACTGTCGAATTTAAATCTATCGTCGTCAGGTCCCGAGCCCCTGCTAACCGTATGATTACTTCGTTCGCATCTGAGATCGTCTGTATTCTTTCTTCTCCTGCTGTATATGGAATCTGAGTTACAAACACTTGTTTTCCGGTTTCGAGAGCTCTGTCTAGCAGATTGACGTAGTCGCGCTCAAACTGGTCCAAATCAAAAATTCTCCTGCTTAGAATGTCATTGGTACCAGCGAGGATGAGGAGATTGTCTGGATCGTATTTTTCCGCTCTTCCAATTTGATTCTCGATCTGCCATGTGGTGTAGCCATCTCCGGCA
It contains:
- a CDS encoding GDSL-type esterase/lipase family protein is translated as MKKTKRILTFITVAYILLTVPVMFVFTKSEYVRFIAIQMVTNWKGKINGLSDAYIGDSITAGGRSWNAPFDAINLAGDGYTTWQIENQIGRAEKYDPDNLLILAGTNDILSRRIFDLDQFERDYVNLLDRALETGKQVFVTQIPYTAGEERIQTISDANEVIIRLAGARDLTTIDLNSTVAPNGILLPEFTTDGVHLSSRAYSIWREKILDAKKQKAEQSSGGNG